The genomic stretch TGGCCCGTAGGTCACCGCCGAAGGGCCGGCCGGTGGTCGGATTGGTGCCGTCGACCAGCCGCCGGAACTCTCCGAACTCCTGCCGCATGTCGGCGGTGATCCGGTTCTCCAACTGGTTGAGCAGCACCTGCCGTACCACGAACACCGAGGTGAGGCTGGCGACGGCGAGCAGGACCAGCGCCCAGCCGAGCAGCCGCAACCGCAGGCCCAGGGCGGGGCGCCACCAGGCCAGCGACCGCCACGACCGCCGGAGACTGCCCGACACCGGGCCGAGGTCAGTCGTCGTCTCCGTCGTCCTCGTCGCCGTCGCCGTCGTCATCGTCGCCGTCGTCATCGTCGCCGTCGTCGGCGTCGTCTCCGTAGTCTCCGTCGTCGTCGGTGGCGTCGTCATCTGCGGCCCCGTCGTCATCGTCGTCGGGGTCGTCCGCTGCTCCGCCGGGCGAGTTGGCGCCACCGACGGGTCCGGTGTCGGGTCCGTCATCGTCATCGTCGTCCCCGTCTCGGGCCGGTGGGACCGCCGGCTCGGGTGCCTCCGGCGCCTCGCCATTGTCCACTTCCACCTGCGTGGATTCCGCCGTCGGCGCCACGATCCGGATCTCCGGGACGCGGTCCGGCGGCAGCAGCGCCGGCAATCCCACGGTCACGAAGAGTGCGGCCAGCGAGGCCAGGCCGATCCCGGTCGCCACCTTCTGCGTGCTCACCGCACCCACCCTGCTCGGCGGGCACGGCCGGACGATGAGCCGTTCATGAGATTTTCCTCATCAACCGGTGGGCTGACCGATCAAGCGGATGCGTGGCAGCACTCCGAGGTTGTTCAGCCAAGCCTGACGGCGGAGCTGCCCGATCGGACGGGCGGCGTGAATAGGGCGTTAAGAATCGCCGGCCGGCCGTGATGATCGCGTTATGGACCCTGTCGTGGCGGGGCGGATGACGTTGTGATTGCCCGACGGGCCGCAAGGACGGCCGGGCCAACCTGTTCGGGATTGAGAGGTCAGCGGTGTCTGACGTGGTGTACGTGGTGTTGACGGTGGTGCTGTTCGCGGCACTCGCCCTTCTGGTGCGGGCGGTGGAGAAGCGATGAGCGCGGTCAACGTCGTGGGCGTGGTGCTGGCGATCGGCCTGGGCGTTTTCCTGGTGGTCGCCCTGTTGTTCCCGGAGCGCTTCTGATGGGTACGACCACAGCCGGCGTTATCTTCATCCTGTCGCTGGTCGCGGCGCTGGTGGTGGTGCACCGGCCGTTCGGCGACTACCTGTACCGGGTGGTGTCCGGCGCACGGCACCTACGGATCGAGCGCGGCCTGTACCGGCTGGTCGGGGTGAACCCCGCCGCCGAGCAGTCCTGGGGCGTATACGCGCGTAGTCTGCTGGCCTTCTCTGTCGTGTCGATCCTGTTCCTGTACGGGTTCATGCGGTTGCAGAGCCATCTGTGGCTGTCTCTGGGGTTCGACCCGGTGGTCAGCCACGGGGCGTGGAATGCCGCGGTGTCGTTCGTGACGAACACGAACTGGCAGTGGTACTCGGGTGAGTCGACCATGGGCCATCTGGTGCAGATGGCCGGGTTGGCGGTGCAGAACCTCGTCTCCGCCGCGGTGGGCATCGCAGTAGCGGTCACGCTGGTCCGCGGCTTCGCCCGCAGCCGTACCGGCGAGCTGGGCAACTTCTGGGTCGACCTGACCCGGATCACCCTGCGGGTGCTGCTGCCCATCTCGGTGCTCGGGGCGCTCGCGCTGATGCTCGGGGGCGTGGTGCAGAACCTCTCCGCCGGCACCGACGTCACCACCCTGACCGGGGGCAGCCAGACCATCACCGGCGGACCGGTGGCCAGCCAAGAGGTGATCAAGGATCTCGGGACGAACGGTGGAGGTTTCTACAACGCCAACAGTTCCCATCCGTTCGAGAACCCGACCACCTGGACGAACTGGCTGGAGATCTTCCTGCTGCCGGTGATCCCGTTCAGCCTGCCCCGGGTGTTCGGCCGGATGGTGGGCCAGGTCCGGCAGGGCTACGCGATCGCTGCGGTGATGGCGACCCTGGCGTTGGCCAGCGTCACCCTGACCAACGTGTTCGAACTGTCCGGCCACGGCACGGTGCCGCAGGCGACGAACTACTCGCCCGTATCCGCGCCGTCACCCGCCGTCACACCGCCCCCGACACCACATACGGCCCGGTGACCAGCGTTGTACGGCTGGGCCAGCACACGGTCAACCTCGCCGACCGGATCGTGACCCACGACGGCGGCACCGAGGTCCGGCTCACCCCCACCCAGTGGGGCGTCCTCGAACAACTGTTGCGCCACCCCGGCAAACTGATCACCCAGCGTCAACTGCTGCGGGAGGCGTGGGGACCGGAATACCAGAACGAGACCGGCTACCTGCGCCGATGATCGCCAGAACCGGCAGGTCCAGACGACGGAGTCGCTGCTCACTGATCCGGGTGGGCTGCGGCAACCGTAGTGCTGCATGCCGGCTTCGATCATGCCAGCGACCGGCTCGTCCCCGACCGGGGCACCTTCTGCGGTGTAGGAGTTGAAGCTGTCCCGCCAGGACCGCGGAAGCCAGGACACGGCGGCGGGGATGGAGCGCACGATGGTGCCGAACGGCACGCCGGGCGAAGACGTGGACCGGGTCGATGGCGGTTGCTGCCTGCTCAGCCGTTGTCGTCCGTGCCGCGCACGAGCACGCCCTCTCCGCGATCGTCGCCGAACAACTTCACGACCACGAGTACGAGTACGACACCGCGACGGCGGCCGAGCACCTCATCACTCATCGGGTCCGCGCATCGGTCTAACTGCCGTCCGAGATTGCCCTCCTCCGCGGGCAGCAGGGGAATCTCGTCCGGGGCCGCGAACGGGCCGACACCTGTGGGGGTGTAGGCAGACGGGATGCCGGGTACCTCGCGTCCGACCCCGGACCCCCTGCCCAGGAGGACCCCATGACCGTCGTACTCGCCGTTGTCTGCAGCAACGGGGTGGTGATCGGCGCGGACTCCCAGATCACCGAGAGCGACCGCGGTCTGAGCTTCCCCGCCCAGAAGCTGCACCCGCTGGGCTCCTGCGCCGCCTGGGGCGGCAGCGGCGCGCGGGGAGTACTCAACGACCTGCGCCCCCTCCTCCAGGACACGGCCACCGCCATCCTCGAAGCACCCGACATCGGCGACGAGTTGCAGGAGCGCGTCCTACCCGTCTTCAAGAAGCACTACAAGAACTACATCCCGGACGTCCCCGGCGAGGACGGCGGCGGCGGGGTGTCGGCGTACCTGCTCGCAGTCGGCTACAGCCAGGGCGGTCCGTGGATCGTGGAGATCAACCCCAACGGGCTCATCGGCCGTTACGAGGATGTGGGCTTCCACGCCATCGGCTCCGGCGCGCCCATGGCCCAGCAGGCCGGCGCGCTGCTTTCCCACTTCCGGATGACCACGCGCACCGTCGAGTACGGCGTGGTGGGCGTGGTACGGGTGCTGGAGGCACTGGAGCGGACTTCACCGTCGGTCGGCCGCCCGTTCAGCGTCGCGTGCATCCGCGAGGAGGGCGCCCACCATCTCGACGAGAAGGAGATCGCCAAGGCGCTGAAGGACTCCCAGCGCTGGCGCGACCTCGAACAGGAAGCGCTCGACCGGCTGTTCGACTGACACATGGGCGTGAAGAGGCGAACACGGAGAGGCCGCAGGGCTGCTTGCTGCACGCCGCTGCTGTGCAAGTTCGAGAAAGGCCGTCCGCCCCGGGAGGCAAACGGCCTTTGAACTGCCAGCCCCGACGGACACCGCCACAGCGGCACAGTTGACCCAACCTCGCCCGACACGAACCCGGCCCCTGGCGGCGCAGCCGGCCACCCACGGCCCCCTCCCCGGTGGACAGTTGCTCTAACCCTGAGCGGCTGCGGAGTCGGCGCCTGGGCGAATCACGCGCCCCGGCGCGACACGGCGGCGGGCCGCAGGCCCGCCTTGATCGATCATGAACCGGGGACAAGCGAAAAAGGGCACCGACCTACCCGACATCTTCCGCCTGTGTCTCGACCCCGCAGCAGGACCAACACTTCTCAGTCAGCTAGCCAACGCCGAAGCACAGCTTCGCGCGGATGCCGCCCGCCATGCCCGCCGATGGTTCAACGAACACTCACAGCGCTCATTCCGCATCATCCGAGCCATTCCCGAGGGGCAGGACATCCACGTTGACGATCTCCACCTAGTCGGCGAACTACTTGAAGGTGCGCTCACCTGACTCAAGACACCTCCGGACCCGAGAGCGCAGGCGTGTGCGCTTGGAACGGCGAATGCCCTGGTCGGCTCCAGCCAGCCCCATCGGCCACCTTCGACAAATCTGCCGTGTCGAACCTACGGCCGGCACCCTGCATGAGCTTGCCGACCGTCGATGCTCGATACGAACTTGTGGGCCACCTCACCCATTCGGCTTGAGTTTGCTCGCCACGTTTCACGGATTGGGCTCCGCCCGACGGACGCCAGACGGACAGATGATCAAGGGCGGGTTCTCGATCATCCGAGAACCCGCCCTTGAACTGCTGTTTTGTGGTGGAGCTGAGGGGATTTGAACCCCTGACCCCCTCGATGCGAACGAGGTGCGCTACCGGTCTGCGCCACAGCCCCTCCGCCGATTACCGGCGTCGGCCCCACCCAACTTGTCACCGGGCGGGCCGGCGACAAGGCTAACAGGTCGACCGCCTCCGCCGCGAACCGCCCCGCCCCTCCCACGCGCAAGATCCACGCCGGCTGCCCCGAACGCACGCCCCCCAGCCCTACGAGGCAGCAACGTCCCTGATACTGCTGCCTCCACCCACTCGCGAGACAGCGACATTCCTGATGTTGCTGTCTCGGCCCCCGCCGCATGGTGGCGATCCCCCCGACGTCGTCACGCTTGCGACCCAGCGGTGGGCGGCCCGGGCGGCAGGCGGAGAAGGCAGCAGG from Micromonospora craniellae encodes the following:
- a CDS encoding proteasome protein produces the protein MTVVLAVVCSNGVVIGADSQITESDRGLSFPAQKLHPLGSCAAWGGSGARGVLNDLRPLLQDTATAILEAPDIGDELQERVLPVFKKHYKNYIPDVPGEDGGGGVSAYLLAVGYSQGGPWIVEINPNGLIGRYEDVGFHAIGSGAPMAQQAGALLSHFRMTTRTVEYGVVGVVRVLEALERTSPSVGRPFSVACIREEGAHHLDEKEIAKALKDSQRWRDLEQEALDRLFD
- the kdpF gene encoding K(+)-transporting ATPase subunit F; this translates as MSAVNVVGVVLAIGLGVFLVVALLFPERF